The following are from one region of the Qipengyuania flava genome:
- a CDS encoding bifunctional 2-C-methyl-D-erythritol 4-phosphate cytidylyltransferase/2-C-methyl-D-erythritol 2,4-cyclodiphosphate synthase, whose product MQDKAPLPPFAAVIVAAGKGLRAGQPLPKQFALWRGKPVLRHSVDTLLAAGAAPLVIAIPENGEEPARAALAGLEGYALVVGGATRQESVARALDAVGSAERVLIHDAARPNLPQAVIERLLGALDSHPGAIPVLPVVDSLSRDENGLMIGTAPREELRRVQTPQAFRYDEIRAAHANWQGDAEAGDDAQVLRAAGGAVAHVAGDERLAKLTFAEDFMTELPPVRMGMGYDVHRLAAGEELWLGGIRIEHDKGLAGHSDADVALHAIVDALLGAIANGDIGSHFPPGDPQWKGASSERFLAHAAKLVGEAGYRVGNIDLTIICEAPKIGPHREAMRTRIAELLGVDIGAVSVKATTTERLGFAGRGEGIAAQAVATVLSN is encoded by the coding sequence ATGCAGGACAAAGCTCCCCTTCCCCCTTTCGCCGCCGTGATTGTTGCGGCCGGCAAGGGCCTGCGCGCCGGGCAACCGCTCCCCAAGCAATTCGCGCTCTGGCGAGGCAAGCCGGTCTTGCGCCATTCGGTCGACACGCTTCTGGCTGCTGGAGCCGCTCCGCTGGTCATCGCTATCCCGGAGAACGGCGAAGAACCTGCGCGTGCCGCGCTCGCCGGGCTCGAAGGCTATGCCCTCGTGGTGGGCGGTGCGACCCGTCAGGAATCGGTCGCGCGCGCACTCGACGCGGTCGGATCGGCCGAGCGGGTCCTGATCCACGATGCGGCGCGCCCGAACCTGCCACAAGCTGTTATTGAGCGCCTTCTGGGCGCGCTGGACAGTCATCCCGGCGCAATTCCCGTCCTCCCTGTCGTCGACAGCCTTTCGCGCGATGAGAATGGCCTGATGATCGGCACCGCCCCGCGCGAGGAGTTGCGGCGGGTGCAGACACCGCAAGCCTTCCGCTACGACGAAATCCGCGCTGCGCATGCCAATTGGCAGGGCGACGCCGAAGCTGGCGATGACGCGCAAGTGCTAAGGGCGGCCGGCGGAGCAGTGGCGCATGTCGCGGGCGACGAACGCCTCGCCAAACTCACCTTTGCGGAGGATTTCATGACCGAGCTTCCCCCCGTGCGCATGGGCATGGGCTACGATGTGCACCGCCTGGCAGCCGGCGAAGAGCTGTGGCTAGGCGGCATCCGCATCGAGCACGACAAGGGCCTTGCTGGGCACAGCGACGCGGATGTCGCGCTCCACGCGATTGTCGACGCGCTGCTCGGCGCGATTGCCAATGGCGATATCGGCAGCCATTTCCCGCCCGGCGACCCGCAATGGAAAGGCGCGAGCAGCGAGCGCTTCCTGGCCCATGCCGCGAAGCTGGTCGGCGAAGCCGGCTACCGCGTGGGCAATATCGACCTCACCATCATCTGCGAAGCGCCCAAGATCGGCCCCCACCGCGAAGCCATGCGCACGCGGATTGCCGAGCTGCTTGGCGTTGACATTGGCGCGGTATCGGTAAAGGCCACCACGACCGAACGGCTGGGCTTTGCCGGCCGCGGCGAAGGGATCGCGGCGCAGGCCGTCGCAACCGTGCTGTCCAACTGA
- a CDS encoding CinA family protein yields MPLEALLPEDIDALAKRVVEENTAAGRKVVLAESCTGGLVAAAITEVPGSSAVLDRGYVTYSNEAKQENLGVPLDIIETFGAVSIACAWAMAKGALERSNADVAVAISGVAGPGGGTDLKPVGTVVFARVLRGSEGDPEGELKRFEPTSRADIRREATICALELLLP; encoded by the coding sequence ATGCCCCTCGAAGCCCTCCTCCCCGAAGACATCGATGCGCTGGCCAAACGCGTGGTCGAGGAAAACACCGCGGCTGGCCGCAAGGTCGTGCTGGCCGAAAGCTGCACCGGCGGCCTTGTCGCAGCAGCGATAACTGAAGTGCCGGGATCCTCGGCCGTGCTCGATCGCGGATATGTGACTTATTCGAACGAAGCGAAGCAGGAAAACCTCGGCGTGCCGCTCGACATTATCGAGACCTTCGGGGCCGTCTCGATTGCCTGCGCCTGGGCAATGGCCAAGGGCGCGCTTGAACGCTCGAACGCCGATGTTGCGGTGGCGATCAGCGGCGTGGCGGGTCCGGGCGGCGGGACTGACCTCAAACCCGTGGGAACAGTGGTATTCGCCCGTGTCCTGCGCGGCTCGGAGGGGGATCCGGAAGGCGAACTGAAACGCTTCGAACCAACCTCGCGCGCCGACATCCGCCGCGAAGCAACGATATGCGCGCTGGAGCTGCTGCTTCCCTAG
- a CDS encoding type II toxin-antitoxin system RatA family toxin, translated as MPGIREKRRLPYSQEQMFDLVADVGNYAKFLPWVIATRVKSDSEDEMIADMLVGFKAIREKFTSKVLKKRPEHIEVIYVDGPLRDLDNNWTFTPTEDGGCEIDFCVDFTFRNAVFERLAGQYFDRAFRKMVQAFEDRADELYGRENAAANL; from the coding sequence ATGCCCGGCATTCGCGAGAAACGCCGCCTGCCCTACAGCCAGGAGCAGATGTTCGACCTCGTCGCGGACGTGGGCAATTACGCCAAGTTCCTGCCCTGGGTGATCGCAACGCGCGTCAAGAGCGACAGCGAGGACGAGATGATCGCCGACATGCTTGTCGGCTTCAAGGCAATCCGCGAAAAGTTCACTTCCAAGGTGCTCAAGAAGCGTCCCGAGCATATCGAGGTCATCTATGTCGACGGGCCCCTGCGGGATCTCGACAACAACTGGACCTTCACGCCCACCGAGGACGGCGGGTGCGAGATCGATTTCTGTGTCGATTTCACCTTCCGGAACGCCGTGTTCGAACGGCTAGCAGGCCAGTATTTCGACCGCGCCTTTCGCAAGATGGTGCAGGCTTTCGAAGACCGCGCGGACGAGCTCTACGGGCGCGAAAACGCGGCGGCCAATCTCTAG
- the lipA gene encoding lipoyl synthase, whose amino-acid sequence MNDLSSPPKPEGDRPKMQRKPDWIRVKAPVSKGYQETRKLMRELNLHTVCEEAACPNIGECWTKKHATVMILGDTCTRACRFCNIKTGMPMPVDPLEPEHTAAAAAAMGLEHIVITSVDRDDLPDRGAGQFVKVINALRRETPNTTIEILTPDFKGRMKQSIAEICEAGPDVFNHNLETVPRLYPTIRPGARYYASLRLLEEVKAHNPLIFTKSGIMLGLGEARLEVHQVMDDMRSADIDFITMGQYLQPTPKHAKVEEFVTPKQFAAYGAIARAKGFLQVASSPLTRSSYHAGDDFAEMRAAREAKLAKQGA is encoded by the coding sequence ATGAACGATCTCTCCTCCCCGCCGAAGCCCGAGGGCGACCGCCCGAAGATGCAGCGCAAGCCCGACTGGATCCGCGTGAAGGCGCCGGTCAGCAAGGGTTATCAGGAAACGCGCAAGCTGATGCGCGAACTCAACCTCCATACGGTGTGCGAGGAAGCGGCCTGTCCGAATATCGGCGAATGCTGGACCAAGAAGCACGCCACGGTGATGATCCTTGGCGATACCTGCACGCGCGCCTGCCGGTTCTGTAACATCAAGACGGGCATGCCGATGCCGGTCGACCCGCTCGAGCCGGAACACACCGCTGCCGCGGCCGCCGCGATGGGCCTCGAGCATATCGTGATCACCAGCGTCGACCGCGACGATCTTCCCGACCGCGGGGCCGGCCAGTTCGTCAAGGTCATCAACGCGCTGCGCCGCGAAACGCCGAACACCACGATCGAAATCCTCACCCCCGACTTCAAGGGCCGGATGAAGCAGTCGATCGCCGAGATCTGCGAAGCGGGTCCGGACGTGTTCAATCACAACCTCGAAACCGTTCCGCGCCTCTACCCCACGATCCGTCCGGGCGCGCGCTACTACGCTTCGCTGCGCCTGCTGGAAGAGGTCAAGGCGCACAATCCGCTGATCTTCACCAAGTCGGGCATCATGCTCGGTCTCGGCGAAGCGCGCCTCGAAGTGCACCAGGTGATGGACGACATGCGCAGCGCGGATATCGATTTCATCACCATGGGCCAGTATCTCCAGCCCACGCCCAAGCACGCCAAGGTCGAGGAGTTCGTCACGCCCAAGCAGTTTGCCGCCTATGGCGCGATTGCCCGGGCCAAGGGCTTCCTCCAGGTCGCATCGAGCCCGCTGACGCGTTCGAGCTACCATGCCGGCGACGATTTTGCCGAAATGCGCGCCGCGCGCGAAGCGAAGCTGGCCAAGCAGGGCGCCTAA